The following are from one region of the Segatella oris genome:
- a CDS encoding helix-turn-helix domain-containing protein, whose amino-acid sequence MEESIKQIGERLRGLRDVLDIPAEEVAELCGISLDHYLKIEAGEADPSVYRLSKISKRYGISLDVLLFGEEPRMSRYYLTRDGQGPEIDRGDKYQYQTLAGGFRGRKMDPFLVVVDPLPAGKRYSKNTHDGQEVDYILEGTLELTIDDKVLVLKKGDCIYFDATIPHCMNALNGKPAKFLCVVN is encoded by the coding sequence ATGGAAGAATCTATCAAACAAATTGGCGAGCGCCTGCGTGGTCTTCGCGATGTTCTTGACATTCCTGCAGAGGAAGTTGCCGAACTTTGCGGTATCTCCTTAGACCATTATCTCAAGATAGAAGCGGGCGAAGCAGACCCTTCTGTATACCGACTTTCAAAGATATCAAAACGCTACGGCATTTCACTTGACGTGCTTCTCTTTGGAGAAGAACCGCGAATGAGCCGCTACTATCTCACTCGTGACGGTCAAGGACCGGAGATAGACCGCGGTGATAAATATCAATATCAGACCTTGGCAGGTGGTTTCAGAGGTCGAAAGATGGACCCATTCCTCGTGGTTGTCGACCCACTCCCGGCCGGGAAGCGATACAGCAAGAATACGCATGACGGTCAAGAAGTGGATTATATCCTCGAAGGAACACTGGAACTGACGATTGACGACAAAGTACTTGTGCTGAAAAAAGGCGATTGCATCTATTTCGATGCAACCATTCCACATTGCATGAACGCCCTGAATGGGAAGCCAGCCAAGTTTTTATGTGTAGTAAATTAA
- a CDS encoding alpha-1,3-galactosidase A gives MMKENRLRLLLNVCLFFITISAQAAPHDTLFVADYGVHPNTNEDQTARLQTLIADCKRWKSKAIVFQSGRYDLWPTDAMRREYYISNTSSETECRSKVKTIGLLFEDMSGLTIEGNDATLMFHGKMTMLSFAHCKEMRLQNIHFDFERPGGSELTYLKVDAHGVTARVHPDSKFAIVEGKMMWIGEGWRTNTPHCIEYDPTNKHFYYSRGWDILSQAKVVELSPNVVHFATDLAKDFKENHTIMVRDIIRDQVGMFLFESQNITFYNVGVHYMHGLGIVSQYCRNVKMLRVRCEPRENSTRLLASSADFMHFSGCSGKVVIDSCRFLGAQDDGINVHGTNLQAVERVDDYTLRLRFMHPQSYGFCAYFAGDTVAFVRPSTMQRYAENIVKKVRMESPRIVEVAFMRPIPRDVRLQSDCVENLSCTPEVAIRHCFFSRTSTRGTLVTTPRRVIIRDNTYCYTGMSAILIEGDAAGWYESGPVKDVIIENNKFIDCAYNGGPSRAVIALNPSNTVIDARRPVHQNVRIINNFFVTSGNPLLYAKSTSQLVFKGNEVKIESPSSLVGNKWVVLEGCSKVTIKGNKFLEP, from the coding sequence ATGATGAAGGAGAATAGATTGCGTTTGTTGTTGAATGTATGCTTGTTTTTTATAACGATTTCTGCGCAGGCTGCACCCCATGATACGCTGTTTGTGGCCGATTATGGTGTGCATCCCAACACCAATGAAGACCAGACGGCACGTTTGCAAACCTTGATTGCCGACTGCAAGCGTTGGAAAAGCAAGGCTATTGTGTTTCAATCGGGGCGATATGACCTGTGGCCTACAGATGCAATGAGGCGCGAATATTACATTTCCAACACCTCTTCAGAAACAGAATGTCGTTCGAAAGTAAAGACGATAGGGCTGTTGTTCGAAGATATGAGCGGTCTAACCATTGAGGGAAATGATGCAACGCTGATGTTTCATGGCAAGATGACGATGCTTTCTTTTGCCCATTGCAAGGAGATGAGGTTGCAGAATATTCATTTTGACTTTGAAAGACCTGGCGGTTCGGAACTCACTTACCTTAAAGTTGATGCACATGGAGTAACGGCTCGCGTGCATCCCGACTCCAAATTTGCGATTGTCGAAGGGAAGATGATGTGGATAGGAGAGGGTTGGCGGACGAATACCCCGCATTGTATAGAGTATGATCCCACTAATAAACATTTTTATTATAGCCGTGGTTGGGACATTCTCTCACAGGCTAAGGTTGTTGAGTTGTCGCCAAATGTGGTGCATTTTGCAACGGATTTGGCTAAAGATTTCAAGGAGAACCACACGATTATGGTGCGCGATATCATTCGAGATCAGGTGGGAATGTTCTTGTTTGAAAGCCAAAATATCACGTTTTACAATGTAGGTGTGCACTATATGCATGGCTTGGGCATCGTAAGTCAGTATTGTCGAAACGTCAAGATGCTTCGGGTGAGATGTGAACCGCGTGAAAACAGCACGCGACTATTGGCATCTTCGGCCGATTTTATGCATTTCTCGGGCTGTAGCGGCAAGGTTGTGATTGATAGTTGCAGGTTTCTTGGTGCGCAAGATGACGGCATTAATGTGCATGGAACCAATTTGCAAGCCGTTGAAAGAGTTGATGATTATACGCTAAGATTGCGCTTCATGCATCCTCAAAGCTATGGTTTTTGTGCTTATTTTGCTGGCGATACGGTGGCCTTTGTGCGTCCTTCTACCATGCAACGCTATGCTGAAAACATCGTAAAGAAAGTACGAATGGAGTCGCCTCGAATCGTGGAAGTGGCGTTCATGCGCCCCATTCCTAGAGATGTTCGATTGCAAAGTGATTGCGTAGAGAACCTCAGTTGTACGCCTGAAGTGGCCATTCGGCATTGTTTTTTCTCTCGAACCAGCACGCGTGGTACGCTTGTTACCACACCTCGGCGAGTGATTATCCGTGATAACACCTATTGTTATACGGGCATGAGTGCCATTCTTATAGAGGGCGATGCTGCTGGTTGGTATGAGTCGGGGCCTGTAAAGGATGTGATTATTGAAAACAACAAGTTTATAGATTGTGCCTATAATGGTGGCCCTTCACGTGCCGTTATCGCCTTAAATCCTTCGAATACGGTTATTGATGCACGTAGACCTGTGCATCAGAATGTACGTATAATCAATAACTTCTTCGTCACTTCGGGTAATCCTTTGCTGTATGCCAAGAGCACTTCACAGTTAGTTTTCAAAGGCAATGAGGTGAAGATAGAGTCCCCTTCCTCGCTGGTTGGGAATAAATGGGTTGTTCTTGAGGGTTGCAGTAAGGTGACTATCAAGGGAAACAAGTTCTTGGAACCATAG
- a CDS encoding AMP-binding protein, with protein MLERFLTQTSFTSEEDYARHLHFKIPENFNFAYDVMDAWATEEPDKVALLWASERGEEVSTTYREFKEQTDQTAAYFMQLGIKHGDKVMLILKRHYQWWLSMMALCKIGAIAIPATHMLTAHDIVYRNQSASVKVIICANDEYITEQIAKAMAESPTVKALVAVNALSETDKPVPKGFHDWREEWDKAPAFVRPENVNTNEDTMLMYFTSGTSGEPKMVAHDFLYALGHLTTGVYWHNLHANSLHLTVADTGWGKAVWGKLYGQWFAGATVFVYDHEKFTAEKIMQQIEKYHITSFCAPPTIYRFIIREDFSKYDLSSLEWCTTAGEAMNPSVANRFKELTGITIYEGFGQTETTMTLGTFPWVKPKPGSMGKPNPQYDVRLLRQDGTECEDGEKGEICIRIGDKKPLGLFKGYYRDEEKTKEAWHDGIYHTGDMAWRDEEGYFWFVGRTDDVIKSSGYRIGPFEVENALMTHPAVVECAITGVPDPIRGMIVKATVVLAAEYKAKADDNLVKELQNHVKHETAPYKYPRVIEFVDELPKTISGKIRRVEIREKDNQKKP; from the coding sequence ATGTTAGAACGATTTTTAACGCAGACAAGCTTTACTTCGGAGGAAGACTATGCACGGCATCTGCATTTCAAAATACCCGAGAATTTCAACTTCGCTTATGATGTAATGGATGCTTGGGCAACGGAAGAACCCGACAAAGTTGCACTGCTCTGGGCCAGTGAACGGGGCGAAGAAGTGAGCACAACCTATAGGGAATTCAAGGAACAAACCGACCAAACAGCTGCTTATTTCATGCAGCTTGGCATCAAACATGGCGACAAAGTGATGCTCATTTTGAAGCGTCATTATCAGTGGTGGCTATCTATGATGGCCCTTTGTAAGATTGGGGCAATAGCTATTCCCGCTACACATATGCTGACAGCTCACGACATCGTGTATCGCAATCAGAGTGCAAGTGTAAAGGTTATCATCTGTGCCAACGACGAATATATCACCGAACAGATTGCCAAGGCCATGGCGGAAAGCCCCACAGTGAAAGCTTTGGTGGCCGTTAATGCCCTGTCGGAAACAGACAAACCTGTACCGAAAGGTTTCCATGATTGGCGCGAAGAATGGGATAAAGCACCTGCCTTTGTGCGCCCGGAGAACGTGAACACCAACGAAGATACAATGTTGATGTACTTCACCAGCGGTACAAGTGGCGAACCAAAAATGGTTGCTCACGACTTCCTCTACGCTTTGGGGCACCTCACAACGGGTGTATATTGGCACAATCTCCATGCAAACAGCCTGCATCTTACAGTCGCTGATACGGGTTGGGGCAAGGCCGTTTGGGGCAAACTCTATGGACAATGGTTTGCAGGAGCAACCGTCTTTGTGTATGATCACGAGAAATTCACGGCCGAAAAGATTATGCAACAGATCGAGAAATACCACATTACATCGTTCTGTGCACCGCCAACCATCTATCGTTTCATAATCCGTGAAGACTTCTCTAAATACGATTTGAGCAGTCTTGAATGGTGTACTACGGCAGGAGAAGCCATGAATCCATCGGTAGCAAATAGGTTTAAGGAACTCACCGGCATTACCATTTACGAGGGATTTGGCCAGACTGAGACCACAATGACACTTGGAACTTTCCCCTGGGTGAAGCCAAAACCCGGTTCAATGGGAAAGCCAAACCCGCAATACGACGTGCGACTGCTGCGCCAAGACGGTACGGAATGCGAAGACGGTGAAAAGGGAGAGATCTGCATCCGCATAGGCGACAAGAAGCCACTCGGCTTGTTCAAAGGTTATTATCGCGATGAAGAAAAGACCAAAGAGGCTTGGCACGACGGCATTTATCATACAGGTGACATGGCATGGCGCGATGAGGAAGGTTACTTCTGGTTTGTAGGTCGCACGGATGATGTTATCAAAAGCTCGGGTTATCGCATTGGCCCATTCGAAGTTGAGAATGCACTGATGACGCATCCTGCCGTTGTTGAATGTGCCATTACAGGCGTTCCCGACCCTATCCGCGGTATGATTGTCAAGGCTACTGTCGTTCTTGCCGCTGAATATAAGGCCAAAGCAGACGACAATCTCGTGAAAGAACTGCAGAATCATGTAAAGCATGAGACCGCACCTTATAAGTATCCGCGAGTCATTGAGTTTGTAGATGAGCTGCCAAAGACTATCTCCGGAAAGATCAGGCGCGTTGAAATTCGCGAAAAAGACAATCAAAAGAAGCCATAA
- a CDS encoding 1-acyl-sn-glycerol-3-phosphate acyltransferase, with protein MKIPAEFDCIRPFEPEELPEVYDRLLSDSQFQKVLAYLYPGVPLDNIAAKMRACKTNLEFQKAFCYPFLQQLVVKQSLGCDMDAYNINIKNRYTFVSNHRDIVLDSAFLDKLLIDVGFDTTCEIAIGDNLLTLPWVKDLVRVNKSFTVERALHSVEMLKASKRMSEYIHFAINVKNENVWIAQRQGRAKNSNDLTQPAILKMMAMGGEGTIIERLTQLHIVPLSISYEYDPCDYLKAREYQLRRDVPFWKKTAEDDIESMMTGIKGFKGHIHYECAPCIDDWLQTVDQEQQKNKLFDEIATHIDTEIHRCYRMYPCNYIALDMIQDTKMYTDHYTETNRKEFEDYVLGQLDKIDIENKDERYLRACLLSQYAYPAKNYLAAINGNGKLKSLLNHLPFRK; from the coding sequence ATGAAAATCCCAGCAGAGTTTGATTGTATCAGACCTTTTGAACCCGAGGAATTACCCGAGGTTTACGACAGGTTATTGAGTGATTCTCAATTCCAGAAGGTCTTGGCTTACCTTTATCCCGGTGTGCCACTCGACAATATTGCTGCCAAGATGCGTGCATGCAAGACGAATCTTGAATTCCAAAAGGCATTCTGTTACCCCTTCCTGCAGCAGTTAGTCGTTAAGCAGAGCTTGGGTTGTGACATGGATGCCTATAACATCAACATCAAGAACCGCTACACTTTTGTGAGCAATCATCGTGATATCGTGCTTGATTCGGCTTTCCTTGATAAGCTGTTGATTGATGTGGGCTTTGATACTACCTGTGAAATCGCCATTGGTGACAACCTGCTGACACTGCCTTGGGTGAAAGATCTTGTGCGTGTGAACAAGTCGTTTACCGTTGAACGGGCCCTTCACTCTGTGGAGATGTTGAAGGCAAGCAAGCGCATGTCAGAGTATATCCACTTTGCCATTAACGTGAAAAATGAGAATGTTTGGATAGCACAACGACAGGGACGTGCCAAGAATTCAAACGACCTTACGCAGCCTGCTATCCTGAAAATGATGGCCATGGGTGGCGAGGGAACCATCATTGAGCGTCTGACGCAGCTCCATATCGTGCCGCTTTCTATCTCTTATGAATATGATCCATGCGACTATCTCAAGGCCCGTGAGTATCAATTGCGGCGTGATGTGCCCTTCTGGAAGAAGACTGCAGAGGACGATATCGAAAGTATGATGACGGGTATCAAGGGCTTCAAGGGACATATTCACTATGAATGTGCACCGTGTATTGACGACTGGTTACAGACCGTTGACCAAGAACAACAGAAGAATAAGCTCTTTGATGAGATTGCAACGCATATTGATACGGAGATCCATCGCTGTTATCGTATGTATCCATGTAACTACATTGCGCTCGACATGATACAGGATACGAAGATGTATACCGACCATTATACGGAGACCAATCGTAAGGAGTTTGAGGATTATGTGCTTGGACAGTTGGATAAGATTGATATCGAAAACAAGGACGAACGCTATCTGCGGGCCTGCTTGTTGAGTCAGTATGCTTATCCTGCAAAGAACTATCTGGCCGCCATCAACGGCAATGGCAAGCTGAAGTCGCTGCTCAATCATCTTCCATTCCGCAAGTAA
- a CDS encoding DeoR/GlpR family DNA-binding transcription regulator, whose protein sequence is MTKEERHTSILEQLLKQGSVQVSELAELLDVSSVTIRKDLTELEKGGKLYRSHGKAILINPFANNRSVNEKESLNAEEKQLIGMEAAQLVVPCDSILLASGTTIHALARNLHTSGKLMAVSASLQATELLAQNENIDIIQLGGVVRHSSLSVVGEYAERILDSCSFSKFFLGVDGIDLDFGISTTDMREAELNRKMIRTAQKTVVLADSSKFGRRGFARICGMDDVDTIITDNHVSPAVARSIEELGIELIIAGASVSGLQHI, encoded by the coding sequence ATGACTAAGGAAGAGCGCCACACCTCGATTTTAGAACAACTTTTGAAACAGGGTTCTGTGCAGGTTTCTGAACTGGCAGAATTGCTTGATGTGTCGTCTGTAACCATTCGTAAAGACCTTACCGAGTTGGAAAAAGGCGGTAAACTGTATCGCAGTCACGGTAAGGCTATCCTCATTAATCCTTTTGCCAACAACCGTTCGGTCAACGAGAAAGAGAGCTTGAACGCTGAAGAGAAGCAGCTTATCGGTATGGAAGCGGCCCAACTTGTCGTGCCTTGTGACTCTATTCTCTTGGCTTCGGGCACTACAATCCATGCTTTGGCCCGCAATCTGCACACAAGTGGCAAGCTGATGGCAGTCTCAGCATCGCTTCAGGCCACGGAGTTGCTGGCCCAGAATGAGAACATCGACATCATACAATTGGGCGGAGTAGTGCGCCATAGCAGTCTTTCCGTGGTGGGAGAGTATGCAGAAAGAATTCTTGACAGCTGCTCGTTCAGTAAGTTTTTCTTGGGAGTTGACGGCATAGATCTTGACTTTGGCATTTCAACTACCGACATGCGCGAGGCTGAACTCAACCGCAAGATGATACGTACGGCACAGAAAACCGTTGTACTTGCAGACTCCAGCAAGTTTGGCCGACGTGGTTTTGCGCGTATTTGTGGTATGGATGACGTTGATACTATTATCACTGACAACCATGTTTCGCCTGCTGTTGCCCGCTCCATTGAGGAACTTGGCATCGAACTTATTATCGCCGGAGCTTCTGTTTCAGGGCTTCAGCACATTTAA
- a CDS encoding Bax inhibitor-1 family protein, whose translation MDFKEFNERIREQEYGTNDMVLSEAFPALMRKVYLWMTLALAISGIVAYGVATSPNLLYLIYTNQLVFWGLIITELVLVWKISGSIWKENRSLAATTLMFATFAALNGATLSYIFIRFAPTAIIKTFFITSGTFAVTSAYGYFTKKDLSKWGSFLFMALDGLIIALVANIFLKSSMLDFIISIAGVLLFVGLTIWDSQNIKRQLAIAPDMSETSQKIALCGALDLYLDFINLFIYLLRLFGRDN comes from the coding sequence ATGGATTTCAAAGAATTTAATGAAAGAATCAGAGAACAGGAGTATGGCACAAACGACATGGTGCTTTCAGAGGCATTTCCTGCCTTGATGCGCAAAGTGTATCTATGGATGACTTTGGCTTTGGCCATCAGTGGCATCGTCGCTTACGGCGTTGCAACCTCTCCAAACCTGTTATATCTGATTTACACCAACCAATTAGTGTTCTGGGGATTGATTATAACGGAGTTAGTTTTAGTGTGGAAAATCAGTGGAAGTATATGGAAGGAAAATCGCTCGTTAGCTGCAACAACATTGATGTTTGCCACATTCGCAGCCCTCAACGGTGCCACACTGTCATACATCTTCATCCGCTTTGCACCGACAGCCATCATCAAAACGTTCTTCATCACGTCAGGAACTTTCGCTGTTACTTCTGCATACGGCTACTTCACCAAGAAAGATCTTTCCAAGTGGGGAAGTTTTCTTTTCATGGCGTTAGACGGACTTATCATTGCATTGGTGGCCAACATATTCCTCAAGAGCAGCATGCTCGACTTCATCATCAGTATTGCAGGCGTGTTACTCTTTGTCGGTTTGACCATTTGGGACAGCCAGAATATCAAGCGTCAATTAGCAATTGCACCCGACATGAGCGAGACTTCACAGAAGATTGCACTGTGTGGCGCACTTGATTTATACCTTGATTTCATCAACTTGTTTATCTATCTGCTGCGCCTTTTCGGTCGTGATAATTAA
- a CDS encoding DUF4923 family protein, which yields MNKKIILAAGVLTTTLMLSSCGITTNGSSNNTGGNILSEVLGSMGNANTIGNVLNSVLGIDKPSERDLIGTWHYSEPGVAFTSDNTLAKAGGEVAAAQAKTKLTESYKAIGLRRDNTQLTFNSDKTFSGRILGRSINGTWTYDSSNQKIMMKTLFFTLPVYAKRTTKGMSYLMESKKLLTLLQTASVLSGNSTIQTVGELSKNYDGIRMGFEMKR from the coding sequence ATGAATAAAAAAATCATTCTGGCAGCAGGCGTGCTGACCACGACATTAATGCTAAGCAGCTGCGGCATTACAACCAACGGCAGCAGCAATAACACAGGAGGGAACATCTTGAGCGAGGTTCTTGGCAGTATGGGCAACGCCAACACTATCGGCAATGTGCTGAACAGTGTGCTCGGTATAGACAAGCCTTCGGAACGCGATCTCATCGGAACATGGCACTACAGCGAGCCGGGAGTAGCTTTCACGAGCGACAACACCTTGGCAAAAGCAGGTGGAGAGGTGGCTGCTGCCCAGGCAAAAACGAAGTTGACCGAAAGCTACAAGGCCATTGGTCTTCGACGCGATAACACCCAACTGACCTTTAACAGCGACAAAACTTTCAGTGGACGCATCCTTGGAAGAAGCATCAACGGTACATGGACTTACGACAGCAGTAACCAGAAAATCATGATGAAGACTTTGTTCTTCACTCTCCCTGTATATGCAAAACGCACCACAAAGGGCATGAGTTATCTCATGGAGTCGAAGAAACTGCTGACTCTTCTTCAGACCGCTTCAGTCCTCAGCGGCAACAGCACTATTCAAACTGTCGGTGAACTGAGCAAGAACTATGACGGAATACGCATGGGATTTGAAATGAAAAGGTAA
- a CDS encoding PspC domain-containing protein — protein MHMENRKRLVRSSSDRWIAGILGGIAAYMGWDTALLRIAYLLLTLCSVGFPGFIAYIILWICMPQDTNEQI, from the coding sequence ATGCATATGGAAAATAGGAAAAGATTAGTGCGCTCTTCATCTGACAGATGGATTGCCGGAATATTAGGAGGAATAGCGGCTTATATGGGCTGGGATACGGCATTGCTTCGCATCGCCTATCTGCTGTTGACGCTGTGCAGCGTGGGATTTCCAGGCTTCATAGCCTATATTATCCTGTGGATTTGCATGCCACAAGATACAAACGAACAAATATAA
- a CDS encoding arginine repressor produces the protein MKVKTRRLEALKVLISSTELSSQEEVLQALRKEGFTLTQATLSRDLKQLKVAKAASMNGKYVYVLPNETMYKRIHKPISPLEMLQTPGFISINFSGNIGIIKTRPGYASSIAYNIDASNLPEILGTIAGDDTIVIVIKEGVSHEEVTESLGQLMPGY, from the coding sequence ATGAAAGTAAAGACAAGAAGATTAGAAGCGTTGAAAGTCCTTATCTCAAGCACTGAACTCAGTAGTCAGGAGGAGGTGCTTCAAGCGCTGAGAAAAGAAGGTTTCACCTTGACACAGGCAACTTTGAGCCGCGATCTGAAACAACTGAAAGTAGCTAAAGCGGCCAGCATGAACGGCAAATATGTCTATGTGTTGCCTAATGAAACCATGTATAAGCGCATTCATAAGCCCATCTCTCCATTAGAAATGCTGCAGACTCCCGGCTTTATTTCCATTAATTTCTCGGGCAACATAGGTATTATCAAGACGCGCCCGGGCTATGCAAGCAGCATTGCTTACAACATAGATGCCAGCAATCTTCCCGAAATATTGGGTACTATTGCCGGTGATGACACTATCGTTATCGTCATCAAGGAAGGCGTAAGCCATGAAGAAGTGACCGAAAGTCTGGGGCAACTGATGCCGGGATATTAA
- the glpA gene encoding anaerobic glycerol-3-phosphate dehydrogenase subunit A has product MNKEQHTTYDVIVIGGGITGAGVARDCAMRGLKVLLVEKYDLTNGATGRNHGLLHSGARYAVTDRESATECIQENMTLRKIARHCVEETDGLFITLPEDDILYQQTFVDACRNAGIRADIIDPKEAIRLEPAVNPTLIGAVRVPDASIDPFRLTAANVLDARLHGATVLTYHEVTRLIINNGRVEGVVMRDNITGEMREAHAQLTINAAGIWGHLIAEMADVPLNMFPAKGSLLIFGHRVNQMVINRCRKPANADILVPDDAVCVIGTTSDRVSYDVIDHLKVTPEEVDILISEGEKLAPALATTRILRAYAGVRPLVAADNDPSGRNISRGIVLLDHEKRDGLGGFITITGGKMMTYRLMAELATDLACKKLGVNKACETAEKPLPGSEEKCSKKGLSTERLAEEGRHGTLTSLIPADTIMDKALVCECEEVSVGEMKYAVDKLHVKNLINMRRRTRVSMGTCQGTLCACRAACVLCNLTQTDAKKSQADLASVMAERWKGMRPVAWGDTLKESQLMSMVYEGLCGLNQRTGKGKEIAR; this is encoded by the coding sequence ATGAATAAAGAACAACATACAACCTATGATGTAATCGTTATCGGCGGCGGAATCACCGGAGCTGGTGTGGCAAGAGATTGTGCCATGCGAGGACTGAAGGTGCTTCTCGTTGAGAAATACGATTTGACCAATGGTGCAACCGGGCGCAACCACGGTCTCTTGCACAGTGGAGCGCGCTATGCAGTGACCGACAGAGAGTCGGCAACAGAGTGCATTCAGGAGAACATGACACTGCGAAAGATTGCGCGTCATTGCGTAGAAGAGACCGACGGTCTGTTCATTACGCTGCCCGAAGACGACATTCTGTATCAGCAAACCTTTGTAGATGCGTGCCGAAATGCAGGTATTCGCGCTGATATTATTGACCCGAAAGAGGCCATCCGATTGGAACCGGCAGTCAACCCAACGCTGATTGGTGCGGTTAGAGTGCCAGATGCCTCGATAGATCCATTCAGATTGACTGCTGCCAACGTACTCGATGCACGTTTGCATGGCGCAACTGTGCTCACCTATCACGAGGTAACACGACTCATCATCAACAATGGCAGAGTGGAAGGTGTCGTGATGCGCGACAACATCACAGGCGAAATGCGGGAAGCCCACGCCCAACTTACGATCAATGCTGCAGGCATCTGGGGGCACTTGATTGCTGAAATGGCCGATGTTCCATTGAATATGTTCCCCGCAAAAGGCTCATTACTCATCTTCGGACACCGTGTCAATCAGATGGTTATCAACCGATGTCGCAAGCCGGCCAATGCCGATATTCTCGTTCCCGACGATGCAGTTTGCGTGATTGGAACGACCAGTGACCGCGTCTCCTACGACGTTATAGACCATCTGAAGGTTACTCCTGAAGAAGTAGATATATTGATTAGCGAAGGCGAAAAACTTGCACCGGCGCTTGCAACGACCCGAATTCTGCGGGCTTATGCCGGTGTTCGTCCGCTTGTTGCCGCCGACAACGACCCCTCCGGGCGTAATATCAGCCGAGGTATCGTGTTGCTTGACCACGAAAAACGCGACGGATTAGGCGGCTTCATCACGATAACGGGCGGCAAGATGATGACTTACAGGCTCATGGCAGAGCTTGCAACCGACCTCGCATGCAAGAAGTTGGGAGTCAACAAGGCCTGCGAAACCGCAGAAAAGCCATTACCCGGCTCGGAAGAAAAATGCTCAAAGAAAGGTCTTTCGACAGAACGGCTCGCCGAAGAAGGGCGCCATGGCACGCTGACTTCGCTCATCCCGGCCGATACAATCATGGATAAGGCATTGGTTTGTGAATGCGAAGAGGTGAGCGTTGGCGAGATGAAGTATGCTGTCGACAAGCTTCATGTGAAGAATCTCATTAATATGCGCCGTCGCACTCGCGTCAGTATGGGTACCTGTCAGGGCACACTTTGCGCCTGTCGTGCCGCATGTGTACTCTGCAATCTTACCCAAACAGATGCCAAGAAAAGCCAGGCTGACCTTGCTTCTGTAATGGCTGAGCGCTGGAAAGGCATGCGCCCGGTGGCTTGGGGAGATACTTTGAAGGAGTCACAACTCATGTCTATGGTCTACGAAGGCCTCTGCGGACTGAACCAGAGGACTGGAAAAGGAAAGGAGATTGCAAGATGA